CGCCGGTGACGCCGCCGAGGAATCCGATCGGGGCGTACACGGCGGCAAGCGTGATCGTCATCGAGATGACGGGACCGACGATCTCACGCGCGCCGATCAGCGACGCCTGAACGGGAGACTTCCCTTCCTCCAGATGGCGATGAATATTCTCCACCACAACGATGGCGTCGTCGACCACAAGACCGATGGCGAGCACCATCGCCAATAGCGTCAGCAGATTGATACTGAATCCCGCGAGCAGCATTAGCGAGCAGACGCCGATCAGCGACAGCGGAATCGTGACGACCGGAATGATGACCGAACGCAACGAGGCCAGGAACAGGAAGATCACCACGATGACGATGACGACGGCTTCCCCGAGCGTCTTTTCCACCTCGTCGATCGATGACTGGATGAACTTGGTCGAATCGTAGGCAACCTTCATTTTCAGCGTCGGCGGCAGATTGCGCTCCATTTCCGGAAACAGCGCGCGCACTCCCTTGACGATGGTCAGCGGGTTGCCCTGCGGCGTCGATTGAACGCCGATGAAGATCGCGTGCTGGCCGTTCATGGCCACGCTGGAATCGTTGCTCTGCGCCGCCAACTCGACGGTCGCGATATCCTCCATGCGCACCAGGCCGCCATTCTTCGACTTCACGACCATGCGCTTGAACGCCTGCACGTCGCTCAAGTCGGAGTTGGTGGTGACGTTGGAGACGATGAAGTAGCCCTTGGTCTGGCCGGCGGCCGCCTGATAGTTGTTGGACTGAATCGCCGAGGAGACATCCGCCGCGGTGACGCCGCGCCCCGCCATGCGTGCCGGATCAAGCCACAGGCGCATCGCGAAGGTCTGGCCACCGAGAATATCGGCGGACGCCACGCCATCCACCGTGGACAGGATCGGCTGGATCACGCGCGTCAGATAGTCGGAGATGGCGGAGCCGCCCAGTTCGTCGCTGGCGAAGCCGATATACATCACCGCCGTGGTCTGGCCGGTGGACTTGGTGATGACCGGGTCGTTCGACTCCTTGGGGATGAGATATTTGACCGAGTTCACCTTGGCGAGAACTTCGGTCAGCGCCTGGTTTGGATCGAAGTTGAGGCGCACATACACCTGAATGGTGCTGACGCCTTGTACCGAGGTCGACGTGATGTAATCCACGCCTTCGGCCGATGCGACCGCCTGCTCGATCGGAGTCGTGATGAAGCCCTGCATCAATTCGGGCGATGCACCGGGATAGCTCGTCGTCACGGTGACCACCGTGTTCGACAATTTCGGATATTGCCGGATCGGCAGGCTGGTTGCCGCCTTGAAGCCGATCAGCAGGATCAGCAGGCTCACGACCAGCGACAGGATCGGCCGCTTGATGAAAATGTCGGTAAAGACCATGAAATCTGGCTCCGGCTGATCAGTAACGCGGCGGCTGCGCCGGAATCGGCGGCGGCTGATCGGACGAGATTTCGATGGCCGCGCCGGACTGAAGCTTGAGCTGGCCTACCGCGACGACCCGGTCGCCGGAATTGACGCCCTTCTTGATCGCCACCTGCCCGTGAATGCGAATGCCGGTGGTGACCGGCACGCGCTCCGCGGTCAACGACGACTTGCCGTCCTTGTCCTTGTTTTCCTTCACCAGGAAAACGGAGTCGCCATACAGCGTGTAATCGACCGCCGTTTCCGGCAACGTCACCTGCGCGGGCTCCGCCGGCAGCACGATCGAGACAGTCGCGAACATGCCCGGCTTCAAGAGATGCTCGGGATTGTCGAGGGTCGCCTGCACGCGCACGTTGCGCGTATCGGAGGAAATCTGCGGCTCGATGGTGGTGATCTTGCCCTTGAACGTGCGGCCCGGATAGGCATCGACCAGAATCTGGACATCCTGCCCGACCGCGATGATGGCGCGATCCTTTTCCGTCACGGTGATGTTGGCATAGACCTTCGACAAATCCGTCAGCGTCACGATCAGCGTACCTGCGCTCAGGTACTGGCCGACTTCCACGCGGCGCACGCCGAGCTGTCCGTCAAACGGAGCGCGAACGAGTTTCTGCGAGATCACGGCTTCGGTCTTGGCGACGCTTGCGCTTGCCTGATCAAACGCGGCCTGCGCCTGATCGACGGTCGCCTGCGGGCCGAACGATCTGGCAAGCAGCGCCTTGGCGCGGTCGAGCGCGAGCTGCGCGTTCAGCGTCTGCGCTTTGTAGCTGACAAGGTCAGCCTGATCCGGCGCATCGAACAGTTGCACCAGCGGATCGCCCTTCTTCACCGTCGCGCCCGCCGTAAACAGAATGTCGGTGACGCGGCCGCTGACATCGGCGGAGACATCCACCTGATGCACGGCGGCGAGATCGCCGATCGTGGTAATCAGGTTCGGCAGGACTTCGCTCTTGGCATCCACCACGGCCACGCTGACCGGCGGCGGCTTCATGTTGGCGAAGAACTGCGCGATCATGTGCTCGCGAAAAGCGTTGAAACCCACGAACAGGAACACCAGCAGAGCAAGCGCGCCGCCAATAATGATGATCCATTTGCGCATGCGAACAGGCTTGTGCGCATGCGCAGAGGTTTCGGTTTCACCGGCAGGCCGCTGCGAATGCGGATCGTCTTCGGCAGGAACGGTCATGTCAGGCACTTTCAGGAATAAGATGCTGCGATATCGGGAATGACGCGGCGTTCTTGAGATGGGCGGCGATGAAATCCGCCTTCACTCCGAGCGCACGCAGGATGAAACCGTTCAGTTCGTTCGCGAGAGCATCGTCCGCCGGATAGTCGAGCGAAGGCGTTTCTGGCAGCCGCGTCAGCGCGAGCGAATAGAGAATGTGATGCACGAACCAGAACAGGTCGATCGGCCTTCCCTGGACACGCACGGCGTCGCCCGTGGCGATGGCGCTCTCAAGCGAGGCGATGAACAGCGGCGAGATCAGGCTCGCGACTTTTTCAAACAGGAGACGCGCGAATTCCCCATCGTCGAGATGACTGGAAAAGCTCAGGCGCAGCCGCTCCTCATCCTCGCGAGTCTGAAGGCTGCGGATCTCAAGGAAATGGGCAACCATCTCCTGCATCAGAATGGCGAGGGTTTCGCTGCAAGGCTCAAGTTCAAGCAGCCGCCGGAGGTCGGGATCGGCCTCGCAGGCCTCCGAGAGGATTTCGGCGTGCAGCGCGGCTTTGGTCGCGAAATGACGAAACAGCAGCCCTTCCGAGATGCAGGCGGCGGTCGCCACCTTTCTCGTCGTGGTGCCGGCGAATCCGTATTGCGCGAAGCATTGCTTCGCCGCATCCAGAATCTGCCGCCGGCGCGAATCGCCACTCATGCGCTTAAATGCCATGAGACGAAGTAAGCACTTACTTGGATATGGTCAATTGATTTCTATGGCACAAAACGACCGTCTTTCGGCGAATTGAAGGCCGCCGCCGAGGAAAAAGGGGCGCGACAATTTCGCGCCCCTCGAGAGGATCAGCCCCGCCTGGAGGCTCAGGCTTGGGCTGGCCGCAGGACGCGGCCGATCCGGGAAATGCCCTTCTCGATCTGGGTCAGGAACAGAAGGACAAAGGACAGCGTAGTGATCGAGCCGACCAGCCAGTTCGAC
The nucleotide sequence above comes from [Pseudomonas] carboxydohydrogena. Encoded proteins:
- a CDS encoding efflux RND transporter periplasmic adaptor subunit; amino-acid sequence: MTVPAEDDPHSQRPAGETETSAHAHKPVRMRKWIIIIGGALALLVFLFVGFNAFREHMIAQFFANMKPPPVSVAVVDAKSEVLPNLITTIGDLAAVHQVDVSADVSGRVTDILFTAGATVKKGDPLVQLFDAPDQADLVSYKAQTLNAQLALDRAKALLARSFGPQATVDQAQAAFDQASASVAKTEAVISQKLVRAPFDGQLGVRRVEVGQYLSAGTLIVTLTDLSKVYANITVTEKDRAIIAVGQDVQILVDAYPGRTFKGKITTIEPQISSDTRNVRVQATLDNPEHLLKPGMFATVSIVLPAEPAQVTLPETAVDYTLYGDSVFLVKENKDKDGKSSLTAERVPVTTGIRIHGQVAIKKGVNSGDRVVAVGQLKLQSGAAIEISSDQPPPIPAQPPRY
- a CDS encoding TetR/AcrR family transcriptional regulator, whose translation is MAFKRMSGDSRRRQILDAAKQCFAQYGFAGTTTRKVATAACISEGLLFRHFATKAALHAEILSEACEADPDLRRLLELEPCSETLAILMQEMVAHFLEIRSLQTREDEERLRLSFSSHLDDGEFARLLFEKVASLISPLFIASLESAIATGDAVRVQGRPIDLFWFVHHILYSLALTRLPETPSLDYPADDALANELNGFILRALGVKADFIAAHLKNAASFPISQHLIPESA